The genomic interval tgacgacgagctTGCTCTGCCCACCTCtttcaaggccaagaagtccaagtccaagatCTCTGCTGTGCCCGACTATGGTGAGCATGCTATTAATGACGTTGATCAGGCTGACAAGGACCGACGAAAGCGAGATCTACGGTTCTATACCGCCAAGATCGACAAGCAGGCTCGAGGACGAGaacaggaggagattgagggaGACGCTGACCTACCGTACCAGGACCGATGGTACgagcgacagcagcagctcaaggaaAAACAGGCCGCCCACATCAAGGACTCGGGAGAGCATGATCTCTACGACTCTGGAGACGAGGGAGGATCTGCTGATGACTACCAGGAAATGCCCTCCAAGAAGAGcgctggtggagatgatgacgaAGATGTGGATGAGTTTGTTGCTGccctcaaggccaagaagcagcagcgaaAGGCGGAGCGAGAAGCCATGCATGAGGTCTACCTcgacgccaagaagggcaagatTGACGTGGAAAAGCTGGACGACAACGGAAAGCGAGCCATCAATTACCAGATTCTCAAAAACAAGGGTCTCACGCCACaccgaaagaaggagaatcGAAACTCGCGAGTCAAGAAGCGAATCAAGTacgagaaggccaagaagaagcttGCCAGTACCCGGGCCGTCTACAAGCAGCCTACTGGTGCCTACGCTGGTGAGAAGACCGgtatcaagaagaacctgGCTCGATCTACCAAGTTCCGGGAGTAATATAGATGCATGTTGTAATAGAGGTTTTGGATTTGAACTGAGGTTGTAAAAGTTTTGGCTGGTCATGGCGTATACTAACTGTACCGGCGCTTGTACAATAGTCTGGTAATTCTGTCTCTGACCGTCTGAAACAGATTAGAAATCAAATGGGCGTCTCAGTAGTTATTCTGATATATGCTCATGATAGTTACGCTAGcgagactacaagtacgagtacttcccggtactgtacggtaCTGAGCTTCCTGAGAGTAAGATAAGTGTCTATAGTTTTTTGGAGTAGCTGTATACTGCAATAAATGAACATAAAGGCTCTTGATACAATTTGGATCTTTCAGCATGAGGTGAGCATGGACAGTTGGTTCCTACCAGCCCTCTCTCAAACGGCCAAACACCCTTTATTTGGACCGCATGACCGCTAAAGAGACACACTCGTATGGTATAGGCTGCCTGCACAACCGTGATTCTTCAAATGAACGCAAACGCATACTTTGTATTGGTACAAATGACAGCCCTAGACTCGTATTTGCATACTCCACATCGTGATATCAGCACCCCATGTCTCACGTTTATCTGCGGTGGCTTGGATGAATTTCAGACAAtgctaaaaaaaaagaaagacaAACCGAGAGTCAAAATGCGCCGGCAGAAAAAGTGTGGAAGAGAAAAGTAAAAAGTAAAAAGTGAAAGTGAAAAGTGAAAAGTGAAGTGAAATAGGGGAACGATATACTGGGTGATATTGGGGTTAATCTGAGAAACTTTTTTACTGATAATCATTTGATATCTCTCGCATATCCCTTGGGACCCCTTTTATATCTCATCCCTACACTCCCCATTATATCCCTCATTGTTTACACCCCGTACATACGATTATGCAGCGCGGCATCTGGAGACGATAGAGTTAGTAAAGGTATATTTTAGTGCAAAAACATAATAGACCCTATTAAATCGTCGAGTGTGAAAGATAGCGTCGCAGTTGTTCTTTTCACCATTACTTGTTTGCAATACTTCTACTCATCGCTTTTCCTTCACACAAAACACTACAACATGGCCAAAGCACAAGAGAACAAGCTGGAACTGGCTGGTAtcctgctcttcttcattctgtctgctgctctttTCACCAGAGACATTCGGTCCTTCCAACGAGACATTCTGCCGTCCTACATGGAGACGGATATGGCCAACATGCTGGGCATGGACATTTCTGTTTTCCTTTTCATCGAGCGGGCCATTCTCTTTGTTACACCTCTTATCATTGCCCTGAGGCGAAAGGCCGACGATGATCAACCTCAGCAGGAGTTTGACGTTCCTGTCGAGCTGCTCATGTAGGCCTCGACGACCCATACTAACCGCTTGACTGCTTTTTCTCGACAGTCATCCAACCACATAGACAAAGAGATTATGAACAGAGTACCAGTATGTGTAGGGAAATTGTAGCTGTCGTAATAGAGGCGCAGTGTATGTATCTACTTGTGGAATGACGTTGTCAGTTGAAAAACATTGTATTCCACACATTGCATCAAACGTCACACCGACGTCAAACGATATTAGTGCGTTTGTGCATCTGATTATTAAGTCACCTGAGTGTCCACAACTATCCATGGATCATCCTCGAGCAGTTCTAACTATTTGCGCTTTCTTCGTGTGATTACTGTATGGTGTAGATCATTCAAGGGGTTATGCCATGCCAAGATCGTGTACAGCCCACAGCAAGTGCAAGGGgtaagtactgtattgCACTGGTAACACACTAaggtcaccaccacaatcCACACGCGCCCGCAAGCCCCTATTCAGCCGTACATACCACAGCTTTCCGTCGCGTGCGATGTATACATAAAGCACAGCCGAAGTACCACGCACAGATCTCCGTGTTTAACTTACTGTAGGCCCAGTGGATCGCGTGGAATGTACCAGGGTGCAGGGATGGGTGTATGAGGACATTAAACTGATACAGTATGCAAATCAACCGTTATTATTTAGTCACGTTTCAAATTGAGATCTCCTTCCACAGTTTTATTCTCATAATCCCATCGCACATCTCACAACTGTCTATCACTTGTCCGTGGGATGTTCATGTCTCAGTTTCGGGCTTCGCTTAGAAATATTAactcaaaaaaaatcaaaaaaatccatacttgtacgatacttgaCTGCACCTCCTGCAACTGAATCTCCTCCCACTCCAGAGTTTGAACTTTGTATCGTGGCGGAGTCGTGGGAGTGGAGCTGTGAAGACGTGAAAGAGGTGCTGGGGAGAGCTATTTCAGGTGCGCAGATGAGGTAGACGCATAGAACTAAATGCATTTAGTAGATGTATACAAGTAAAAataccggtacaagtagtacgagtagcaGTTTCTTTTATTTCTACAGTATCTACAGCTTGGAGGCACTGTTTCAGAGGGTGTATGAGTTGTGCTTGAACATTAGTGTGTCAGGAAGTACGGTCGATACGAGTACcggtagctacaagtagtacacCGTACATTCAACAACCGTGTCACCGCAACCCATTGAACAACTTATGTGGCAGATATAAAACTCAGAGTTATTGCGAACATATTTTTTATCATCTCCCCTCATCGCGTACTCGTCAATCcccgtttttttttcactgtCTTATGTCATTCTAActgtatactgtacaagtacaagtgcattAAACCATTCCACATCTCTAATGCACCTCTGCTTAACCCAATCTGGTGTCTGTTCATGGTTGTCATGGTTACGGCCTGAGTTGAGAGGTTTGACGATCGGACGTAAGTAAACCCGAATTCAATGAGGACTGGTACTTATAGACCTCATCACATGCAGAAGCAATAATGTGTCGATAGTTGAATATCAATGAAATCTATAAAtatatgtacatacagttTGGTTCGCTTAGCTGTCTTGAGAGGTAGTGTTTGCCGTGGTTGTCTCGTTAGCAACACTATCCCCAGTTGTGTCACCGGTAGCACTGGCCTCCCCGCCTTGGTCACCATCCAACCGATCCATCTCCCGCTGCTGACTTCGCAGCATTTCAACCATGGCCTCGGTGTCCATGCTGGCGTTAACAATGTCCATCGGCACCTTGTTCTGCGAATGCCGCTGACAAGCAAAAGAAGCATTACGAAGTTCCTTATCAATCAAAAGCAGATCGAGAtcgaaagaaggagaagtgGCATCCAGATTGACCAATGTCGACCATTCAATCAGAGAGTCTGTGGTGGGATAAAACACATTGAAGTCCATCAGCCACACCTTGTCGTAAGGCTCAGGAATGTAGACATCAAATACAAAGCTAGAGTCGGGGAAAGTGTCCTTGATGTGTTCGTAGAAAAAGAGCTCGATTTCGCCCAGAAAccgctccttgagcttgatCAGGAACTCGTAGTAGTTTTGGTCTCTCTGAGTCACAGCGATGAGTTCTCTATCCTTGACGAAGCACCGGAATTCCAATGCAGGGTTGATGTTGATCCACTTTCTGAGAACCAGCTCAAACGAAAAGTCCTTAGGAATGCCTCCAAGTTTGTCCAGCATGGTCAGATCGTGCGCAATGTAGTCACTGCTCTTGAGAAGCAGATACACATCGTTGACTGTAACACATCTGGTCGAGTTAGAGGGAGAGATCCAAATCGCGTCTTGAGGACTCGACCAGTTGAGCTTGGGTGCTACAGCTCCAAACTCATCAATCACAGCTTGGACCTTGGGGTGGAAATCGTCCAGCTTGGAAACGTATGAATCAAgctcgtcttcgtcgtcagaATACTCCTCGAAAACGCCGCTGTCCGATCCGTAGCTGgttttttcttcatcaGGAAGAATAACACCGTCCTCACTCAGATAATTGACGAAATCCTCGGGAAGAGGCTTGATGATCCGGGTCTTCGGTGTGATGGACTTATATAGCTTGTACCAGGCCGAGAACTGGCAGTTGAGAAGATGCTCGCGTGTGAGAGTCAGAGTCGTGGTATCGTCAACCTTGGTTTCCTGGTCCTTTTTATCGTTGATGATCATGTTGCTGATGTATATCGTGTACACTATCTCCACAGATCGATATCTCAAATTATCCTTCATCATGCAGGCAGACCTGGCAACCATGCAAGGCTAACCACGTGAGTCGCCACTACCTACACGTCTTGTTCCAGAATGTTCCATGTGGGATTTTGACATATATTATGAGTCTTGCGATTTCAAATCACCCGTAATACCAGCTATATTATCTCTGTTTTCCAATTTGCCCTTCTCCGCCGCCCCCAGACACGCCTCAACTACTGTTACCCTACCGATCAAGAAAATCCCATTGCCAAAAGCTAATCACCCAAAAATCACTACTACACCTGTATATCCAACACAATGAGCGTTCCTACAGGCACAAAGTCCGGATTTAAGAACAAGGAAAAGCCCCTTGAGGTTCGAAAGAGCAACATTCTTGCTGCTCGAGGTGAGTATCTTTGGATTGGATGATTTTGGAGGCGGTTTGACCGTGCAAACCCGAATTTTTGTCGTCATACTAACACATAGCCGTGGCTGATGCTATCAGAACTTCCCTTGGTCCCAAGGGTATGGATAAGATGGTGAGTacttggaggagtggagCTATTGAAGTTTTGGTTCGATTGTGGCGATTCTGTGCGACCTAAGGGTCCGATATGGCATGTGGAATCAGATGGAAGGAGTGGCTTTATGCAGGCATATTATGATGATAGGGGGTTGTGGGGGGGGGCGTTGATTTTGGCGTCCAATGATGACACGTTTGTCGTTGTCATACAATTGTTGAATTGCCCCTGCTACGTGTGTCTTCACGCGTTCCAATATGTCCGCCTGAGACCACGTTCCATGGCTAAGTGAATGTCTCGTACGCCTCGATATTGATACAATCGCAATAGCTAAAAAGTGATGAGAATATCGTTCGGATAGCACACGACCTATTCAGCCGACTAACACAGATCCAAACTGCACGAGGACAGgtgatcatctccaacgaTGGTAACACAATTCTCCAGCACATGGCCGTCATGCATCCCGCAGCCAAGATGCTGGTCGATCTCTCTGCCTCCCAGGACTCTGTCGCTGGTGATGGTACCACATCGGTTGTTATTCTGGCCGGATCTCTTCTCGGTGCTGCcgacaagctgctcaagaagggcatCCATCCCTCTATCATCGCTGAGAACTTCCAGAAGGCAGCCCAGCGAGCTGCCGAGGTGGTcatggacatgtccaagcCCATCGATCTGAGTGACCGAGAGACTCTGATTCGAGCCGCCTCCACCTCGCTCAACTCTAAGATTGTCTCTCAGTTTTCGTCCACCCTGGCCCCCATGCTGGTGGACGCTGCTCTTCAGGCTGCTAAGAAGACCCCCGAGGGTGGCCTGACTCTGGATCTCAACGACATTCGAATCATCAAGTCTCTCGGTGGCACCATTGAGGACACCACTCTGGCCAACGGCCTGGTGCTCAACAACTACGCAGTCAAGAACGCTGGAGGCCCCTCGCGcatggagaaggccaagattgGACTCATCCAGTTTCAGCTCTCGGCCCCCAAGCCCGACATGGAGAACCACATTGTCGTCAACGACTACCGACAGATGGACAAGATTCTCAAAGAGGAGCGACAGTACATTCTTGGcctggccaaggccatcaagaagtCCAAGTGCAACGTGCTGCTCATTCAGAAGTCTATCCTTCGAGACGCTGTTTCCGAGCTTGCTCTGCACTTTTTGGCAAAGCTCAACATCATGGTGatcaaggacattgagcGAGACGACATTGAGTTCATCTCCCGATCTACTGGTGCCAAACCCGTGGCCGACATTGAGGCCTTCACTGAGGACAAGCTTGGCTCTTGTGATCtggtcgaggaggttgagtcTTCCGGCTCCAAGACCGTCCGATTCTCCTCTCGAGAGGGATCGAACACCGTCTCCATTCTCGTTCGAGGAGCAAATGACCTGGTCATTGACGAGACTGAGCGATCTCTGCACGATGCTCTGTGTGTCCTTAGATCGCTGTTCCGAGTCCCTGCCCTTGTTcctggtggaggagcctgtGAGGTCCAGGTTGCACAGGTTATTGGCAAGGAGTCTCGAGCCATGGACGGTGCTTCTGCCATTTGCTACGAAGAGTTTTCTAACGCCATGCTGGTGATCCCCACCACCCTGGCCGAGAATGCCGGTCTCAACCCGGTCAACGTTGTGACCGAGCTGCGAGTTCGACACGAAAAGGGCGAGGTCAACGCCGGCATTTCGGTGAGACGAGGAACGTCCATtatggtggaggagcatgTCATTCAGCCCGCATTGGTTACCACCTCGGCCATCACTCTGGCCGCCGAGTGTGCCAAGGGTCTGCTCAGAATTGACGATATCGCCTTTTCCAGATAAATATAGAGGGTATTTAGAGTATGGTATGATTGTTATGAGAGAGGACTACGACCGGAGAAATTGGTTCGCGTAggtactactgtagttagCTACGAGCAACATGTCCTTGTAGTCCGTAGACACAAGTAGTATCGTATTTAGTGTGTATTGGTACAGCCACTAAcggtgcaagtacagtttgtactgtagtggtgTGTTCTTATTATATAATGCTATTGGATATATGCTGTTtattcctcctcctccagtgTCTGGCCCTCCTTTTCCAGTCTCCAGATTGGTAGACCAACTGTCTTAGGGCTCTTGATGTAAATAGTTTTGGTTGATCGAGCTCCCCCGTCCACGAGGTTGTCGACGATGTTGTTTGCCACTCGATGCGAGTTCTCCTCgatctccttggcggtATTGTCTGGCAGGTATCCGACGAGGGCAGTCAGATTAACAGCGCCCTGCTCGCATGCCATTGATCTGGGGAGAGTCACCGACGTGGATCGAAGCAAACCTCGCACCTGTGCCTTGACGTAGTCCGGATCGGCAAACATGTTTGCGTCTCTTGCATCGTCTTCTTTTCCAGGTTGGATGAATCTGATGGGGAACGGCTTAGTCAGATGTCTCAGAGAAATCTTCTTGGACAGTCTATCATAACACTCCACGACCTCCTCGTGGATTCGGGAGTCGGCGACAATCAGATCGAAGTCCTTTCCGACAGACAAGGGGTCCTTTCGCAATTTAGGTCGAAACTTCTTGACCGAAATGATATCAGCAAATGTGTCTTTGGTGCTAGCTTCGTCAGCCTGGAAGATCTCTGCATATTTGGCGGTAGGGTGTGGCACTATGAGCAGTATTTTCGCCTGGGATATCGACTTGTGGATCTTGTGGTGCAGAGGAATGACATAGGGGACTGAAATGTTGTTCATACCTCGCTGCCCGGGAACTCTGACATTGGTTTTGGATGTTGTGGTGACGGTGAGGTGGACGGGAATTCGCTGGTTGGGGTCCTCGGTTAGCTCCTGTTTGGCGGACTTGAACAGTGCCTTAATGGCTGGCTTTTGCGTGAGTTTCATCTTGTCGCTGGTGGTCTGGATTTTTTTGTCATCTTTCGAAAATATTCGAGACCTGCATGTGAGCTGTATGGGTTAGGGGTTGCTAGGGGTAAACTAGTTGAGCTCCTGTCAACTAACTTTAGTTGGCTTTACTTGTGACAACATTGGTATGGTAGGAAGGTTCGGCATGTTATGATGGCCAAGTTGAGGTCATATAGCAGATGATGGAGGACACGGCAATCGTTGCCACAGACAGAATGTTTCATGGAATCACGGCCTATCCGAGCAAATACGACTAcaactacgagtactcgcACACGCACCACACGAACAACGCGACACAGCGAGCACTATACACACACCAATCTTCGCCACCAGTCATGAGTTCCCTCGTCCTGACATCGACCGCCTCCAACTTTGTTTGATTGTGGCGTACAACATATCACGGTAAAATAGAGTATGGAAGCAGCCAAGATGTAGCAAACCTGCTGTCCACGTGAGCCACGGGAGATATAATGGTAGCTGGATAGTGTCTGACACTCTCATCTTCCTATACCACTGTCTGCTTTTCAAGCCCACCGCACACAGAGATACAGTACACGTAAAGCCATACAACATCGCGTATAGGCATAGACCAACGGAGGCTACACACAAGAGCACCCCCAGACACTCCCAACAACAAGGTTTTGAGGGGAGTTACCCGGAAAAGTTTTCATCTACAACACTCCTTCCCATCTGCCCAAGGTCGATATTACCCGGTCTCGTTTCGCGAAACGCGGTTTTTGGACAGATACAGGAAAACGCAAAACAGTGTACGCGACGAGCACCACGTGATACAACGCCAGACGCCGCCAGACCACAACGTGACACTCACATCCACACAGCCACCTACACACAAGATGCCCAAGGAGGGTAAGCCCGCGCAGGAAGGCGCACAGGCGCTGCTGGATCTCCAAGACGAAGGCAAGGATCCTCGCAATGTCAAGGATGACAAAAAGACGAGCGATGGCAACAATACCAAGGACGACGTGGGCGAGGAGACCGTCGAGGGCGCTCTGATGCATCTGGTGCGATTCACTcaggacgaggagaaacGCGAAAAGGAGAAGCCCGGTGTTGGTGTCGGTAACAACGGAGGAGCTCCTGCAggccagcaacaacagcagcagcaacagcagcagcagcagtacgAAGACATTGCTCATTATGGGGAATTTCTCAACGACAATTCTGACACGCCATGGAACCAGAACCTGTTTTCGGAGCAGTTTGCCGTCGcagctgccactgctgCCGGCGAGGGAGACTTCCAGGAAAAATTCAACAAGGAATTCAGCAAGGagttcaacaaggagtTCAGCAAGGACGAGTTCAACGAGATggtggctgctgccgctgtcGAGATTGGATCTGGAGGCGCTCCCCAGCCTGGCGCAGGTACAGAATCAGACGCACAGGCTCACGGACGGAAACGAAAACGTCAAAAGACGTCGCTCAACCCCAAACAGGACCTGAACGTGGATCCTGTGCTCGAGGGACTCGGAGAGGCCGTCAAGGGAGGAGACAATCTGCTCCTGATGGACGATTTCCGACGAACAGCAGGAGTTCCAGGTCACCCCCACGACCACCCTGTCACGTCACGCGACTACATCATGCCTCCCGAGTCTATGGTCGCGATGCGAAACACCAGCAACGCTCCCAAGGTTGCAGCCTCGAAACGCCCTAATTGGACAGGTGACGGTTCGgagtctggaggagcatTTACTCCCGAGGAGATCGAGAAGCTCGAAGAGTATATTGAGGGCTACTGCCAATCCCATGTGTGGGATCGAGAAATGCTTTGCCAGCGAGTGTGGTCCAACGAGCGCAAAAAGGACCATTTCTGGGACTCCATGGCCGGTGTGTTACCCCATCGAACACGTGCTTCTGTATATAAACACGTTCGACGAGCATATCACGTGTACGAGACGCGGGCAAAATGGACTCCTGACCAGGATAAGCGGCTGGGAGACCTGGTGGGTGAAATTGGACCTTGCTGGAAGGACATTGGACAGGTTCTCAACCGAATGCCTGAGGATTGTCGAGATCGGTGGCGAAACTACGTCAAATGCGGTAACAACCGAGCCTCTCATAAATGGACTGCCTCTGAGGAAAACAGACTTTACGAGATTGTTCGTGATATGCTGAGTGCCCAGGGAGAAGTTGGCGGTAACATCAACTGGACTGCTGTTTCCGAACGCATGAACGGAACTCGGTCTCGAATTCAGTGTCGTTACAAATGGAAGAAGCTGAGCAAACGGGGTCCCAACCATCATGCTGCTCTGACAATGACCACTACCGACCACCAGGTGTTCCTCAAGCATCTGGATGTCAATGATTACGCCTCCGAGGAGCAGATTGACTGGCAAACGATCGCTGCCATGGACTCTCGAAACCTATGGGCTGCCAGTGATCTtcaggaggctctggagcgACTCAAAAAGGATGTGCCCGACTGGGACTCGCGAAGTTTCAGGGAAAACATCCAGTTGCTGGCCAAACGGGCTGCGGACGGCGAGAACTTGGGCCAGGCGCAGCTGCCAGGCCAACCGCAACAACTGCCGGGAGCAACGATGGCCGGGGCTTCGATGCAGGGACAGCCCCTGCAAGGTCAGCCAATGGCAGGCCAGCCGTTACCGGGCCAACCACCTCATGGTGGACACGGTCACGACGAAGCGACCGGTATCAAAAAAGATAATAGCAAGGAGTACGAGATGCCGTCGTTCAACTGGCACCAATTGGCCGACGCGCAGATCAGTTAGGgggatggagaagatggagattgGCTGGCATGCCGAATGTATAATAGATTAGGAGACTTCGGTgtattattattatattattatttattattattattattattattattattattattatttattattattattattgaTCAAACGGGAGCCCTATAAGTAGAGATGTACAAACACTTAGCTGGCGAGAGTGTagtgtggttgtgttgtgttgtagATGTTTGAGTGAGAGGTGCGTCCATCGTGGCAGTCTGACAGCGTGTATCAGATCGTGGTGTAACTTGTTGCTGAAATGAAACACAGGGTAAAAacagatacttgtacaactacagtatgtacaccTGTACTCTTTAATGTGTGTGTCTTTCGTTTCGTAGCAGATCAAGTATCTATCGTAAGCACAATATCGTTTTTGTATCAGCTCGCCCGAAGGACAAATACCGAGGTGATTTCGAAAGAGCAAAACTGTTTGCCATAATCAAAGCCATTGGATAATACATCAGAAGCTGGTCTCAGAAtcagctgcttctcttGGATTGGCACAACTACGAATACAGCACTTGGTATTGTGTGTTGCTTTCCACAAGCTTGACATGTAGTGATTGGATGGCTTTTGAGTCGCCTCACTCCTACTCCACGACTTTTCGTGATACAGAATGTTCTACACAAGTACCTACAGCACCTGTAAGATCGATGGTGGGTTCTCCGCAAGCGATGTCTCATATTCAGAATCAAGGGGAAGTCTTATTGAAGCTTCGTTACGTAGGAGGAGGCAGTGGCAAATTTACCATGACACGTGAAGACCAAAAGAATATAAATCGAGTCGTAATCCACGCTTATCAGGACGGGTTTTCTTGTACCATATGCACCATTCGCACGAGAGTACTTGTTCTTATACCCGTAGCACCTACTCATTCTTGTTAGGCATCTTAGCCTCTCAGCCGTGTAAAGAGCGACTCTTGACAGAACGTGAGTTTATCTCTACAGTACTCATATGGCTACAGTAACTCATTACAAATCTCATTAAGCTTGACGATTTTTAATACAATATCTTACTAGATTTTTTCAAGTTTAGAACTTGGAGAAGGCCTTGTTAGCCTTACCGGTGGCAGGCAGAACTCGGAGAACGTTGAATCGAACGGTCTTGGAGAGAGGTCGGCACTGACCAACGGTAACCATATCGCCGTTCTCGACTCGGAAAGCGGGAGAGACGTGGGCAGCGAGGTTCTTGTGTCGCTTCTCGTATCGGTTGTACTTGGGGATGTAGTGGAGGTACTCTCGTCGGATGATGATGGTTCTGTGCATTTTGGTGGAGACAACCTTACCAGTCAGGATCTTGCCTCGGATAGAAATGTCACCAACAAAGGGGCACTTCTTGTCAATGTAGTCACCGGTGATGGCGGCAGAGGGGGTCTTGAATCCGAGACCGACCTCCTTATACCATCGCTTGGTCTTTCGGTTGACCTTGGACTTGGCGTTCTGGAAGATGTGAGGTTGCTGAGTTAGTTGTGTTCGAGTGATGATAGATAGCTGTACAGCCTGTCATGCTACTATGAGTGCGTGCTGTTTGTCGCAAATGGTCATATCCTCCCGTATCTCGGCCCTGGATGTCTGTCGCGTGATCTCAAATCAATACCAAATGACCACCTGTTGTGACTTGTCGAGTGCACTCGTTGCTCAGCAATTAACAGCTCCTCCTGTCAACAATTCCCTAACTCACCTTCTGGAAAGCTCGCTCGTTCTGGACGTGAAGCTCGGACATTTTGCTGGTCGTACGTTGTTCGGGAGAGGAGAATGCAAACGATGATTTTCAAACTAGAGTGTGCGAGCCTAAAATTTTGCGTCATCACGTGCAGCTGGGACTTTGTGACTGTCGATTCCAAATTGGGACACAAACGGCATATGAAGTTTATTTGGTCGGAGTGTGTGACGATATTAAGGTTTCGGCTAGACGACTTCGATGTTGACTAATGAGATGTCGTAGTTGATATGGTTAGTTGGGATTATAGTTGGGTATCTGGAGTGGAGAGATATCATCCATAtccacacccacacacGCAATCTTTGCTACATCGGCCCACAATGAGCTATACTAACGCTACGCCACTTCAACCAGCATTCTAGACGATGCATGAAGCGTGCTATGTATCACGTGCACAATGATCGTTATTTCCCTGCTGTCGATAAAGTGAACGTCAGGGTACGAGctcatacaagtagctatCGTACGAAATACACCAATTAGCTCCAGTAGATCGATGTCTAAGAGggttcacgtgatcatgTCATATTATTTCGAATCGCCATTATGAAGTGGCAATAAACTGTGACAACAGTGTCCTTATGAAAGCATGAGTCATTTCAAGTGCTCGTAGTGGCTACTCCTACATCTTCGACCATCAATTGTTACAAGAGGTAGATACGTCGAACCTACTTGCAGATAACACGAAAAAGTGCAGATATGAAGCCACAATTGATAAATATCTCTAATCGAAGtagagtacaagtacgtgAAGTAGATGTAGAGTTGTTACACAACCAACATGACTTCCAGAACGGCGATATCGACTTCCCCGGCATATTCAGCGGGCTCGTTATCCTCTGATACAGCAATatcactacaagtaccgcCAACAccgccaacaccaccatcagACTACATTACTCCTgcaccaacatcaacacaTACGGCGGCC from Yarrowia lipolytica chromosome 1F, complete sequence carries:
- a CDS encoding 40S ribosomal protein uS17 (Compare to YALI0F20482g, highly similar to uniprot|P26781 Saccharomyces cerevisiae YDR025w RPS11A and RPS11B ribosomal protein S11. e or uniprot|P26781 Saccharomyces cerevisiae YBR048w RPS11B ribosomal protein S11.e.B, similar to Saccharomyces cerevisiae RPS11B (YBR048W) and RPS11A (YDR025W); ancestral locus Anc_3.255), which encodes MSELHVQNERAFQKQPHIFQNAKSKVNRKTKRWYKEVGLGFKTPSAAITGDYIDKKCPFVGDISIRGKILTGKVVSTKMHRTIIIRREYLHYIPKYNRYEKRHKNLAAHVSPAFRVENGDMVTVGQCRPLSKTVRFNVLRVLPATGKANKAFSKF
- a CDS encoding uncharacterized protein (Compare to YALI0F20460g, similar to Saccharomyces cerevisiae REB1 (YBR049C) and YDR026C; ancestral locus Anc_3.256, some similarities with uniprot|Q05950 Kluyveromyces lactis DNA-binding protein REB1 (QBP)); protein product: MPKEGKPAQEGAQALLDLQDEGKDPRNVKDDKKTSDGNNTKDDVGEETVEGALMHLVRFTQDEEKREKEKPGVGVGNNGGAPAGQQQQQQQQQQQQYEDIAHYGEFLNDNSDTPWNQNLFSEQFAVAAATAAGEGDFQEKFNKEFSKEFNKEFSKDEFNEMVAAAAVEIGSGGAPQPGAGTESDAQAHGRKRKRQKTSLNPKQDLNVDPVLEGLGEAVKGGDNLLLMDDFRRTAGVPGHPHDHPVTSRDYIMPPESMVAMRNTSNAPKVAASKRPNWTGDGSESGGAFTPEEIEKLEEYIEGYCQSHVWDREMLCQRVWSNERKKDHFWDSMAGVLPHRTRASVYKHVRRAYHVYETRAKWTPDQDKRLGDLVGEIGPCWKDIGQVLNRMPEDCRDRWRNYVKCGNNRASHKWTASEENRLYEIVRDMLSAQGEVGGNINWTAVSERMNGTRSRIQCRYKWKKLSKRGPNHHAALTMTTTDHQVFLKHLDVNDYASEEQIDWQTIAAMDSRNLWAASDLQEALERLKKDVPDWDSRSFRENIQLLAKRAADGENLGQAQLPGQPQQLPGATMAGASMQGQPLQGQPMAGQPLPGQPPHGGHGHDEATGIKKDNSKEYEMPSFNWHQLADAQIS